In Candidatus Neomarinimicrobiota bacterium, the DNA window TCCAACTCCCTATGTTTGATTCGCCACTTGATGAGCGGACTAAATCATTTACGAGAGTGGCAAGTGTATCTCCAAAACTTCTATTAATGGCTTTCACATACTCTTCAATAGTACTTTCCATAATAGGATTGGTATCTATTGAGTCAACCCATGTTGGTATCAGCCTGCCTGAGAATTCAGAAACGCTGTCTCCCTGAACAGTGAATTCAAGTCTTCCAAGATGTGAGGTTCGGGAACCTGCTTGCAAAATTATTACTCCGTTTTCGACAACCGGTTTAGCAAGCCTTGTGTGAGAATGTCCTCCCACAATGATGTCTATTAGCGGTATCTCTCTGGCAAAAACTCTATCCTCTTCCACACTCACATGAGTTAACAATATTATCAAATCGGTCACAGGATCAATTTGTTTTACAATTTCATTGGTCAATACAACACTGTTTCCGAGTTCAATTCCCTCCGTCACAGGTTTGGCTGTAACATTAAAAAAATCATTTGTCATAAGACCGATAACGCCGATTTTAATTCCGGCAACATCAAGAATCTCATAAGCTGATGGCGCTAATAAATTTCCATTTATTAGAAGATTGGCATTAATAATTGGAAAACTTACGTAATCATAAAATTTTCTTATATTCTCTTGCCCATTATCAAATTCATGGTTACCAAGAGTCATAACGTCGTAGCCTATTTCGTCCATCATCTTAAGTAACGCTCCGCCCTCTATTCCATCGACAACGATATTGGACAACGGAGTACCGGTCATTAAATCTCCGGCGTCCAGAAGAATTGAAGGAATTCCAAGAGCCTGTTCGCGGTCTATATA includes these proteins:
- a CDS encoding bifunctional metallophosphatase/5'-nucleotidase; the protein is MKKITIYPLILILTAFTISCAGGYSNSNETEAKEPVKLLLLYTNDMHAQFIPDEAFWVDGENKPLIGGFAALKGYIDREQALGIPSILLDAGDLMTGTPLSNIVVDGIEGGALLKMMDEIGYDVMTLGNHEFDNGQENIRKFYDYVSFPIINANLLINGNLLAPSAYEILDVAGIKIGVIGLMTNDFFNVTAKPVTEGIELGNSVVLTNEIVKQIDPVTDLIILLTHVSVEEDRVFAREIPLIDIIVGGHSHTRLAKPVVENGVIILQAGSRTSHLGRLEFTVQGDSVSEFSGRLIPTWVDSIDTNPIMESTIEEYVKAINRSFGDTLATLVNDLVRSSSGESNIGSWIASIIKEATNSDLGIINSGGIRKGVSAGPLTKLDVIEILPFKNYLTTYEVTGKQLLSFMAYCAEQSVSSDRRNVQVSGISYKYKSNEDGMELIEAKIGGSPVIPEKIYKAGTIDFVSDSQPLLYLGFRPSNIEHLNILVSEVVMKYAKEAKVIEAKLTGAITRIE